The Syntrophomonadaceae bacterium genome includes the window AGTTGAGGCAGGTGTAAGAGTAGTAACCGGTTATCCCGGCACTCCTGCAACCGAAATAGTTGAAGAATTATCCGAGGTTAGTGGGATCAATGCGGAATGGCATACCAATGAACTGGTAGCCCTGGAAGTTGCGATGGGTGCCTCGTTATGTAATATTCGATCTTTGGCGGTAATGAAGCATAACGGTACTAACGTGGCTACCGATTTTCTGATGCACATTAATTTTACTGGTATTCGGGGGGGAATGGTCCTGATATCAGCCGATGATCCTGGTGGCAATTCTTCACAAAACGAAGAGGATACCAGGATTTTGATCCATACCTACGGCCATTTGCCGATATTTGATCCGTCCTCTCCTCAAGAGGCGAAAGAAATGATTAAGGTAGCTTATGATTTGTCCGAGCAAACTGAAAGCTGCTTTGTCTTGCGGCCCGTAATGCGTGTTTGCCATGCCAGGTCAATCATGGAAATCTCCGACATGGTGGCTGTTTCGGAAAGGAAACCGGATTTTATCAATGACCGTTCCCGCTATGTCATGAGTGCAGTAGCAGAAAAAGCTGCCGGCGGAAAAATGCGTCCGCTTTGGCGGCATGAACTCTTAAATCAGAAGCAGGCTGATTTTACGGCGATTGCTGAAGCCAGTCCTTTTAATTGGATTGAAGAGGGTGACGGAGATATCGGGCTAATTGGCTGCGGGATAGGTTATTCCTATATTAAAGAAGCTGAAAGCATGCTTGGCAAAAAATACCCTGTGCTTAAGCTTGGAACTCTCCCGCTGCCCCGCGAAAAAGTTCTTGAGTTTCTGCAAAAAGTCAAGACAGTGATAGTGTTCGAGGAGATTGAACCGGTAGTAGAGCGGCTGGTAAAACTGCTTTGTTTCGAAGCCGGTATTTCAGTTAAAGTATTGGGCCGTGAATCTTTTCTGCCGGCAGTAGGCGAGCTGTCTGCCTATGGTGTGGTAGATGCTCTGGCTAAGCTTGATAGCAGTATCTCTACCGGGAATTCCTCAACCATTTCTGCCCAGATTGCGCCCCCAATCAGAACTCGTACTCAGTGTGTTGGTTGCAGCTATCGCGGATTATTAAATGCGCTTAAACAGGTAGTCAGGAAGCATAAAGGAGTGGTTACCGGAGATATAGGATGTCACGATGCTGGTAGTTTCCCTCCTATTGAGCTGCAGTCGACCATTTATTGCATGGGAGCTTCTATCCCGCTTGCAACAGGTATGAAGGCCAGCGGGTTTGACAAGCCGGTCGTGGCACTGATCGGGGATTCTACCTTTTTCCATATGGGTATCAACGGCTTGATCAACGCAATCTATAATCGCTCCAACATTACTATTGTGGTGGCAGATAACGGAACCACAGCCATGACTGGCTTTCAGCCTCATCCTGGCAGCGGTGAAGATATCCGCAGACAAGCAGCACCTAAGATCAGTGTGCAAAAGTTGGTTGAGGCTCTCGGCATTAGCGCCCGTACTGTTAATCCCTATAACATCGAGGAGACCAGGGTTGCTATTGAAGAGGCAGTCAAGGAAGAAGGCGTTTCGGTGGTGGTATCCTGTGCGCCCTGTTATCTTCGGGCCAGCAGGCGGAATATTCTCCCCTTCCAACCTAGAAAGGTGAAAATAGACTCCGAACGGTGCAACGGATGCAAGACATGCATTAATGATTTCGGCTGTCCTGCGCTGCGATATGAAAACGAGAAAGTGACCAAGAACGAAATGACCTGCGTAGATTGTGGCCTGTGTGCTGACGTATGCAAGAGAGGAGCGATCATATGAAGTTAGACATTGTGATATGTGGCGTAGGTGGGCAGGGGAATCTGCTGGCTTCTGTTGCTATTGCCCAATATGCCATAGGCAAGGGATTGAATGTATTTGGGACTGAAACCATCGGGGCTGCCCAGCGCGGCGGTTCTGTAGTATCTCACTTGCGCATCTCTGATCAGGCCATTTTTTCGCCACTGGTTCCACAGGCCAGCGCAGATCTGCTGATTGGCTTTGAACCTATTGAGGCATTAAGGAATATTAGGCTGGTAAATCCGGAGACACGCTTTATCATTAACATGCAACCTGTTCCGACAGTACTGTGCAACATGGGATTAGATGCTTACCCAGCTCCGGATAATATCGTGCAAGTGTTCCGCAATCGTTGTGCTGAAGGGTATGTGTTCAATGCAACAATGAAGGCCCAAGCATTGGGTAATGCTCTGATGACCAACGTTGTAATTCTGGGAGCATTGGCCAGGATATCCAGCTTTTTCGATAAAGAGGAATTTAGCCGTACGGTAGCTGACCTGTTGCCAGCCAAAATACAAGACATCAATCTCCAGGCTTTTAATCTGGGATATGGCCTGATTGACCAGGAGCAATCGAATATTGCCTAAGGGAGAGCCTTTGCTTAAT containing:
- a CDS encoding 4Fe-4S binding protein; this encodes MKKYVMGNTAIAAGAVEAGVRVVTGYPGTPATEIVEELSEVSGINAEWHTNELVALEVAMGASLCNIRSLAVMKHNGTNVATDFLMHINFTGIRGGMVLISADDPGGNSSQNEEDTRILIHTYGHLPIFDPSSPQEAKEMIKVAYDLSEQTESCFVLRPVMRVCHARSIMEISDMVAVSERKPDFINDRSRYVMSAVAEKAAGGKMRPLWRHELLNQKQADFTAIAEASPFNWIEEGDGDIGLIGCGIGYSYIKEAESMLGKKYPVLKLGTLPLPREKVLEFLQKVKTVIVFEEIEPVVERLVKLLCFEAGISVKVLGRESFLPAVGELSAYGVVDALAKLDSSISTGNSSTISAQIAPPIRTRTQCVGCSYRGLLNALKQVVRKHKGVVTGDIGCHDAGSFPPIELQSTIYCMGASIPLATGMKASGFDKPVVALIGDSTFFHMGINGLINAIYNRSNITIVVADNGTTAMTGFQPHPGSGEDIRRQAAPKISVQKLVEALGISARTVNPYNIEETRVAIEEAVKEEGVSVVVSCAPCYLRASRRNILPFQPRKVKIDSERCNGCKTCINDFGCPALRYENEKVTKNEMTCVDCGLCADVCKRGAII
- a CDS encoding indolepyruvate oxidoreductase subunit beta; this translates as MKLDIVICGVGGQGNLLASVAIAQYAIGKGLNVFGTETIGAAQRGGSVVSHLRISDQAIFSPLVPQASADLLIGFEPIEALRNIRLVNPETRFIINMQPVPTVLCNMGLDAYPAPDNIVQVFRNRCAEGYVFNATMKAQALGNALMTNVVILGALARISSFFDKEEFSRTVADLLPAKIQDINLQAFNLGYGLIDQEQSNIA